One genomic region from Anopheles bellator chromosome 2, idAnoBellAS_SP24_06.2, whole genome shotgun sequence encodes:
- the LOC131211179 gene encoding solute carrier family 22 member 7-like → MSSQPADDSAGSDAAFDRIMESIGNDGPFQRRYNIIFNVVAVLFFAMIVVNVLLILAVPEHRCSVPPLAATHRNLSTDDEQWKDMVYPKEYNSRGEFVHSACLMFNVSWDDLSADNVSAAPRSTMSCIYGFEYDRSYYDRTPVTEQNWVCENELQGTNVFAFVRVSEVCGTFILGQLGDRIGRLPVYLFGILTAVVGRVFAAWSASHYWLFALLAFIGSFSTNTSFQSPLIILMEISKDANRASLSLWQLIGWTGGICIAPLVLWAMRDWFWFMIVTSAPCVLFYCFPQYSIESPRWLASQGRYRECLAQLRKIATINHRPLNLTEAELKVMIPKREIDKTYGIASLFGGWHMTKLTTLLLLSWICNTIPTLTLFLMSLQRGGNPFLNNFWQGAVELPAYLVGQISCDRIGRRFTNSGAFLGATLACVPIALLIHHPGTETYVTMLSIVLKFFVCITYFALYLQSVEMYPTPLRQTGTSFGIIISNVFGALGPYIVFLGTNYDIRLPFVVMGLIGLVGAASSVFLPETLHQKLPETLDEGRRFGQKQRFWTIPKQPAGDQQHPSASSQQQELQKLNKPPTTDS, encoded by the exons ATGTCATCACAACCCGCAGACGATAGCGCAGGATCCGATGCTGCGTTCGATCGAATTATGGAATCCATCGGAAACGATGGCCCTTTCCAGCGACGGTACAACATCATCTTCAACGTGGTCGCGGTACTGTTTTTTGCGATGATCGTCGTGAATGTGCTGCTCATTCTGGCCGTGCCGGAACATCGGTGCAGCGTTCCACCGCTGGCCGCGACGCACCGTAATCTCAGTACGGACGATGAACAGTGGAAAGATATGGTTTATCCAAA AGAGTACAACAGCCGAGGTGAGTTTGTGCACAGTGCGTGCCTCATGTTCAACGTATCCTGGGACGATCTAAGCGCAGACAACGTGTCGGCTGCCCCACGATCCACGATGTCCTGTATATATGGGTTCGAGTACGATCGTTCCTACTACGATCGGACACCGGTGACGGAGCAAAACTGGGTGTGCGAGAACGAGCTCCAGGGGAccaatgtttttgctttcgttcgcgtGTCGGAAGTTTGCGGGACCTTTATCCTTGGCCAACTCGGTGATCG TATCGGCCGACTTCCTGTGTACTTGTTCGGCATTCTGACCGCCGTTGTCGGGCGAGTGTTTGCCGCTTGGAGCGCCTCGCACTACTGGCTTTTCGCGCTGCTCGCCTTCATCGGAAGCTTCTCGACGAACACTTCCTTTCAGTCGCCGTTGATCATTTTAATGGAAATTTCGAAGGATGCCAACCGTGCCTCGTTGTCGCTCTGGCAGCTGATCGGCTGGACAGGCGGAATCTGCATCGCACCGCTGGTTCTCTGGGCGATGCGTGACTGGTTTTGGTTCATGATCGTAACGTCTGCTCCGTGCGTTCTCTTTTATTGCTTTCCCCAGTACAGCATCGAGTCACCGCGCTGGCTAGCCAGCCAGGGCCGGTATCGTGAATGTCTGGCGCAGTTACGTAAAATTGCCACCATCAACCATCGCCCTCTTAACCTAACCGAGGCAGAGCTGAAAGTTATGATTCCAAAACGGGAGATCGACAAAACCTACGGTATTGCGTCACTGTTCGGAGGCTGGCACATGACAAAGTTGACCACGCTACTGCTGCTAAGCTGGATCTGTAATACGATTCCCACGCTCACGCTTTTCTTGATGAGCTTGCAAAGGGGAGGCAATCCGTTCTTGAACAACTTCTGGCAAGGTGCGGTGGAGCTACCCGCTTATCTGGTGGGCCAAATTAGctgcgatcggatcggacgtcGATTCACCAACAGTGGCGCATTTCTGGGCGCTACTCTCGCCTGTGTTCCCATCGCGCTACTCATACACCATCCCGGAACCGAGACTTATGTGACGATGCTGTCCATCGTGCTGAAGTTTTTCGTGTGCATCACGTACTTTGCGCTGTATCTGCAGTCGGTGGAAATGTATCCAACTCCGCTTCGTCAAACGGGCACCTCGTTCGGTATCATAATCTCCAACGTGTTTGGAGCCCTCGGACCTTACATAGTGTTTCTCGGTACCAACTACGACATCCGGTTACCGTTCGTCGTTATGGGTCTCATTGGTCTGGTGGGAGCCGCCAGTTCCGTGTTCCTGCCCGAAACGCTACACCAAAAACTACCTGAAACACTGGATGAAGGTCGCCGCTTTGGGCAGAAGCAACGTTTTTGGACGATCCCAAAGCAACCGGCTGGGGACCAGCAGCACCCCTCAGCATCATCGCAACAGCAAGAACTACAGAAACTCAATaaaccaccgaccaccgacagcTGA